tattacatattacactcatttgtcACCATAGCTGTTTAGCTACATTAGCATATGTCacctacactggattgcttttatcatctttaatgtacaaaatgtatcagttTTCATGTATTGGACCCTCGGTGGGAAAGACACCTCTGATGTTGATGATGTTGACTTCCATTTTACGCCTGAAATAAAACGGAGAACTACTTCGTAGCAACCAATAGAGGGAGCCCTTGTTCGTCCACGTGCTTTATATCAGGGATTCTCAAACTGGGtcacaaaacaataaattaacAGGTCAGAAGTATTGTAGCGTGGTTCCAAGCTGCTGTTTAGTGTGTGAGCTACAGAGGGCAGTAATGTTCAGTATGCTGGTTACCGCAAGCTTTTGGAAACAAGTGTGTAGAATAAGAAAGAAAAGGAGGAAGTATTGTGGCACTGTTCATGCTGTGGCTAGCGTCTGCCTGAAAGACTGTAAGTGCTCCGTGTTTTCCTGCAAATAAATGGCCAACTAAATTACAGCCATCCTGACATTGAGTTATTCAGCCGCCATTACAGTATTTAGgttgaaatgtttgaaatataaataattccCATTACATGTAGTACAAATGGCAGAAAACAGAGAACATAAGCTGCAATATAAACATGAATAAGAAGGCAAGAATGACTATTTGGCTTGTACGTTCAACTTCTCTGCGAGCATCGCTAAGGAAATGACAGCCTGCAAATGTCACAGTTCTTACAAATGTCCACTAGATGTCTCTgtcgcgcgcacgcacacaaacattCATAATGACGCTCACGGTTGACGTCACGTTgtttcttttacttttacttcttGTTGGTTTGCTCTCAAAACCAAAAAGAGATCATGTGTTTAGAATAATTTCTAAACCGAAAGCTTGGAAGTGTTATGTGGGGGTATAGCTCAGTGGTAGAGCATTTGACTGCAGATCAAGAGGTCCCCGGTTCAAATCCGGGTGCCCcctcacttttttgtttttgttttgcatccCAGTATTATTTGCAGTAATGACTTTTAAACAATCTCACCGATTTAACTGAGACTGCAGCAGTTCCAATCTGGACTCCAGCTCACTGGGCCGATCCTCAGCACAGGGGGGAGGATGGAAACTGTTTCTGGCTGATGACGAGCGCCTCTGGGTCTCAGAGAACTGGCTGGCTCTGCGGTCCGGCCAGTATCCATACAGGCCTGACATGCTGACAGGAACGGCTGCTGTGGGAACCACAGAAAGGAGGGTTTTTATACAATAGTATTGTGATTCTAATCATAATAACAGATCATAGAGTTAAAAGATTGCGCCTGACTGGTCACCTGAGTACGGTGGACCTCCGAGGTCTACGGGCTTGCCAATGCCGGCTGAGGGTCTGCTGTGAGGCAGGAGGTTGATGACCGCTGGGGGGTAGTCTCTGGTGTCTCCAGAGGAGGGGTATAGCTCCGCCTTGCTGGGTCTCACATGCTTTATCTCCTCGTCGCTGGACTCGGAAGAGAAACTGTCGCTGCTGCATCGCTCGTCCCAGCGCGACCCTGCCAGGGGGCCTCGGTGATGGTTGGCCATCGGACACGACTGGTCCGGGTAGGGCTCCTCTCGGTCCATGCCGTCTGCAGCAGGAGTTGAGAGACGGAGATTAGATGTTTTctggaaagattttttaaaaataaaactgggCTCATCACTCACCGGGTCTGTTGCGACGTCTTGGGGAGCCTCGGCGGTGCCTCGTGGTTCTGTAGTCACAGTCAGAGTCCTTGCTCGGGGTTGTCTGGTTTACTCGATCTGCCTGATACATAGCAGCGTCAGtcattcaaaaacaaacaaccttCAAAGCAGAATGTCTTCATCGGGTGTGAGGCCTCGTTTGCGTTCTTAACATTACTGGCTCATTTCAAACACATCAACGGTCAGGATCCCGCCCTCCTCGTCTTTCATTCTCTCATTGCAGCTCCCAGAAGGATGCGCTCTGATGTGGGGTCGTAAAGGATGCGTCTTGATGTGGAATCATCGCCACTGTTCATCATTCCTTAGTTGGCAGCTCCTTAAAAGGCCCACGTGGATATGGAACCAGCACCACATTGTTGTCAACCCCCTGCCTGAGCCTTGCCTGACCCCTGCCTTGCTTGCACCCCTATTCACCATATCTGAACTCTTCAGTCAATGATCCCAGGACCACACCTTGACAGAAACAGTGGACAAGTGGATTGCATTGTTCCCGGTTCATCTCTAAGATGTATAAAGTCGAATGCTTATTGGATGGAAGCATATCTGCTGATGTGTGCTTGTGGTCTGAGGGGGGGGGTGTGGCctaaggcagtggttctcaatccTTTGTTCAGTCATGTGGCCCCTgtggaatatttttttccagcCAAGTACCCCTAAGGGGTACGAGGACCGCCATTTGAGAACCGCTGGTTTAAGGAGCTCACCCTAGATTAGACACGCCGGCCACATCCGGCCACATCCGGCCCTTTGCATGTCCCTGACTGACCCGCGTAAGGTTCATAGAAACTGGGAAAATTCAATTCAAATAAGTTTTCTCCATGcgactgcttttattttgaaggtgtatttttttttatacgccACTTCCGTATCCAATGTACCTTAACTGTGTTTATGAGTTTAGCCACAAAAAAGAATGATCAGTGTTTTCCgtatattcatatatttgtgaatacatttggaccaccaaaaatagatttggcgctggctcataaacacattatgatgggactgtctgtggATGCcgcttgtcgttccaactccgtacagtagaagGCATCGTAGCTGTGCCTCTtaacacacctggtctgccagagaataagaacacgtagcaggagggagcagtgttgccaacttagcgagtattcagacccctccagagagtgttttttaaaaaaagcgacagaactagcgactttttctggtctttttaGACACTTTTGGAAACTCTTacgtgaaagcacgtatcgctcttctcaaggGGCAAGTGGTTCTGCTGTGGACCCCGTCCCTGTCTAAAACCACTCACAGGTGGCTGCGTCTtctttgtgatttttttaaaaaatatgaaaatttgAAACACGTTTTGTTTTCGCATGTGTTTTGCTCACTTATCTTCTCCCACAGGGTCCCCAAAAAGGACATGTTCATGCGAATggcaaattatgcaaattagacgatgacatcatctagcgtTTCTCCCCCCCCTGATCCCACCCCCAGGAGGAGGCTGAAATGGTCTTTTCCTGGCATttgctgccctctagtggcacTCACATCTGTCAGGTTAAAGGTGACCTCCAGGTTGTTCCAGAAGGAGTCAGCAAAGTCGGGATACATCTCCAGAACTTCCAGCAGGTCGTCCTTCAGGATCTTGTGAAGGTCGCAGTAGGTCAACGCCCGTACGTCGGCGCTGGATTTCCCGGGCCTGCCGCACAGGCTGAGGGACTCGCCGAAGATGTCGTTCTTTCCTGGAGAACACGTAAGAGCAGGCCACTGATGAGAGTAGTGGTGGGAGCAGGCTCAGTGAATGAAAGCTGACAGAGAAAGGCAGCGCTATTGGTGATCAATGCTGCTGTGGAATGGAAGTGGAGCCGTGCCCAAACACCTCTGGCGAGGCAACACAGGCGCAGAGACATCACTTTGCCATTTGATGTGAAGGTCTTTGTGCCAATGCAGGAAAGACACAAACAGCTGTTGGCCAGTCCACCAAGGAGGTCGTGGTTTCCTCGCTGGTCCGACTTCctctttcatgttttatttttgttcccaTTTTGCATGACCTGAACTCAAagttgtaaaactttttctatgtacacaaaaggattgattagacagcattattaatgcacaggtgtgccttaggttggccacaataaaaggccactccaaaatgtacaGTTTAATTGTATTGGCAGGTACGCTATTTCAGGCAAATGGTGGTCCCCCCCAGGACCCCCCAGTACAGTTATCTGctcattttggagtggccttttatcgTGGCCGGCCAAAGGCACATGTGTGCAATAATAATGCTGTCTAATTAGCGTCCTGATATGAgattatgaattatgaatgctttCTAAAAGAGATTTAGAGAGATTTGTGAGCAATATTTCAGAGAGCGACAGTCCTTTTGATACAAAAAGTTTGAGTtcactcatgaaaaatgggagaaaaaacaaaagtgttgcgtttctatttttgtgtacatgatATATCAAGGTGCTTTTTGCCATTTTGGGGGATTTTCATCCTCACTTTGATGGTATTGAAAATAACTAtagcaataaataataataataataagaaaaataatatataaaaatagtaataaataattaaaataaaaataatcgtttgtttttaaagggcaaacatgtaaaaaatatactttACTGAATTTTAAATCTTAGTTTTTACCTTTTATAATATTTCTGatattatgtgtatttattattaattattgtttttattacttatttattactttttttgaaatgctttgaaatatCTGGCAAGCGCTGTCAAGAGTTGACCATAGCAGTGCATCAGAGAACCACCCGCTTGTGTCGGCGTTCCAATGGAATGCACCTCACACGTGATTGGTGGAGAAGGAGGCAGCGTTGCGTGTGGGTGTGGAGAGGACACAGAGATGTTTTACAATTTGTCCATGTAAAAACTGTCCGaataaagttaaagttaaaaaCGCACCACATTTCACTGGAGGTAACGGTAACGGTGTTCTAACGGCGCCTCTGAATTCCCAAACAAAGGGAGCAGGAAGTCCAACACAGGCCACTCACCCAGTATGGCGATCACCACGTCCTCACGCAATATTTCAATGGAGCCCCTGGAGATGAAGTAGAGGGCGGTGAGAATGTCCCCGCTGTGGACCAGGGTGTCGCCGGGCGGAGCGTGGGTGGTCTTGAAGCGTATGGCCAAAGCGCGCAGGCACCCTTTGTTGGCGCCCCGGAAAGCTTTGCATTGCTGCAGCAGGCTGCGGTTCAGGTGGAGGCAGATGTCGGCCTGCAGGCACTCGGGGAAACCTTTCAAGACCTGAATGGAGACACAGGAGCGCGTGAGTGATTGTCCGTCTTTAATACGTGTCCCCCTGTCGGACGTCCCCGCTCACAGCGTTCATGTCGATGCCGTTGGTGTAGGACCAGGCGTGTTGGAAGTACTCCTCCAGCCTCTGCCTCAGGCCTCCTGGGATCTGGTGGAAGCGGATGAACTCTTTGACCCGCAGCATCTGGGTGTGGTAGCGGGCCGTACCCGAGTAGAGTCTCTGGATGATGGCCGACACGTTCCCGAAGATGCTGGCGTACATGAGAGCTGCACGGGGCAGAGAGGTGTTGATGGATGGATTCTAGCAGATGATGTGCAGCAACAGCAATTCTCACCGagataaaaatacacaacatcTGGTCTTTGCACCTTTCACCAGGTGAGAATGAAACATTGACTCACAGCCGATGAGCATGACGCAGATGGAGAAGATCTTCTCGGGGTTGGTGTTGGGCGACACGTTGCCGAAGCCGACGCTGGTGAGGCTGCTGAAGGTGAAGTAGAGCGCCGTGACGTACTTGTCCTTGATGGACGGCCCCGAGGCCACGTCGCTGTCGTTGTACTGTTTGCCGATCTGCTCGGCCAGGTTGTCCAGCCAGCCGATCTTCATGGCGCCGATGCGGGCCGAGCCGGTGCGCTCCACGTTGCCGATGGCGTACCAGATGCACGCCAGCCAGTGTGCGATGAGGGCGAAGGTGCACATGAGGAGGAAGAGCACGGCCGTGCCGTACTCGGAGTAGCGGTCCAGCTTGCGGGCCACCCGCATCAACCGCAGCAGCCTGGCCGTCTTCAGCAGGCCGATCAGAGTGGTGGTCTGCGGCTGGAAGAGACGCCGTCCTGTTAGCACCATACGCTGAGTCATTTggtacacgttttttttttttgcagcaatcAAGTTTTTTGCAAGTTACAAAGCTAAAAGGGCAGGGACGTCAGTACACGACCACATCCAGCAGAAGgccttgttgttatttttttacaaactgaaTTTTATCATGGAACCCCTGATGTTCGACGCCCCTGGAAAACCACATcatgtcttgtcaaagcatttttctgcaggaaaatgttgagtcaattgacttgtgagacagcgccctctgctggattcatagctacGGCACTACAATTTAATGGAGAGAAGAGAAATCCGTGAATAGGCGCGCATCTACTGTGTTAACaatgcttaacttctttttacacttgaaaaaaGAGATGCGTCtgaaatttcacattttcatcaTTAAAGCGAAGAATGTTACCAAAAACACGAGTTCAGGTTTTGTGATGGTcgcagtttgacactggaacagaccTCCTCGGTGCCGGAGCGGAAGATGAGAAGGTCGAAGGGGATGGCGGCCACGATGTCGATGAGGAACCATCCCTTGAAGTAGTGCTGGGCGATGCGACCGGGGTGGCTGACCACCTCGTCGTTGTGGTTGACGTAGGTGGTCCTGAAGTTGATGAGGATGTCCACAATGAACATGACGTCCACCACCAGGTCCACCACGTTGAGGGGGTTGCAGGTGTAGCCGCACGTCCTCCTGCGGTCCTCCTC
This genomic interval from Dunckerocampus dactyliophorus isolate RoL2022-P2 chromosome 18, RoL_Ddac_1.1, whole genome shotgun sequence contains the following:
- the kcnh6a gene encoding potassium voltage-gated channel subfamily H member 6a isoform X2; amino-acid sequence: MPVRRGHVALQNTYLDTIIRKFDEQNRKFVIANAQMKNCGIIYCNEGFCQMFGFTRAEIMQQPCTCQFLVGPGTMKSALTQLAQALLGSEERKVEILYYAKEGTCRPCMVDIVPVKNEEGEVIMFILDFQELVDPSLKKSGLRQRVSQGWVYCQNRRLKMRLPVLRSVRRPSLSKDQFEGVIVDYLQPNSEDVPLKEFRIPSKESCMQSETEALIEQDLDPPSPAAQPSAKRRSLLTERLDPGVPFPRGTLPRSCSRDSVRSLRRASSLDDIDGMKAEWSARPGEARNNSNLKPSALNSTSDSDLMRHRAIRSIPQVTLTFGSDRMRPPSPTEIEIIAPSKVKDRTQNVTEKVTQVTQVLSLGADVLPEYKLQAPRIHRWTILHYSPFKAVWDWLILLLVIYTAIFTPYSAAFLLNEVEEDRRRTCGYTCNPLNVVDLVVDVMFIVDILINFRTTYVNHNDEVVSHPGRIAQHYFKGWFLIDIVAAIPFDLLIFRSGTEEPQTTTLIGLLKTARLLRLMRVARKLDRYSEYGTAVLFLLMCTFALIAHWLACIWYAIGNVERTGSARIGAMKIGWLDNLAEQIGKQYNDSDVASGPSIKDKYVTALYFTFSSLTSVGFGNVSPNTNPEKIFSICVMLIGSLMYASIFGNVSAIIQRLYSGTARYHTQMLRVKEFIRFHQIPGGLRQRLEEYFQHAWSYTNGIDMNAVLKGFPECLQADICLHLNRSLLQQCKAFRGANKGCLRALAIRFKTTHAPPGDTLVHSGDILTALYFISRGSIEILREDVVIAILGKNDIFGESLSLCGRPGKSSADVRALTYCDLHKILKDDLLEVLEMYPDFADSFWNNLEVTFNLTDADRVNQTTPSKDSDCDYRTTRHRRGSPRRRNRPDGMDREEPYPDQSCPMANHHRGPLAGSRWDERCSSDSFSSESSDEEIKHVRPSKAELYPSSGDTRDYPPAVINLLPHSRPSAGIGKPVDLGGPPYSAVPVSMSGLYGYWPDRRASQFSETQRRSSSARNSFHPPPCAEDRPSELESRLELLQSQLNRLETRMTADITVILQLLQRQMAPVPPAYSAVSPGPHPPHPATLYGSGPQTIHTVPAMQPVQMDSTASLLQSPDSDVKHKSKDSLSSGIHVTVASDDTMSMSPEAEPPRLPCVDLTPPQLEPPPLLCGSQRFPSLPEHLETSSQVQEIQRHVSDPVLPGS
- the kcnh6a gene encoding potassium voltage-gated channel subfamily H member 6a isoform X1, with product MPVRRGHVALQNTYLDTIIRKFDEQNRKFVIANAQMKNCGIIYCNEGFCQMFGFTRAEIMQQPCTCQFLVGPGTMKSALTQLAQALLGSEERKVEILYYAKEGTCRPCMVDIVPVKNEEGEVIMFILDFQELVDPSLKKSGLRQRVSQGWVYCQNRRLKMRLPVLRSVRRPSLSKDQFEGVIVDYLQPNSEDVPLKEFRIPSKESCMQSETEALIEQDLDPPSPAAQPSAKRRSLLTERLDPGVPFPRGTLPRSCSRDSVRSLRRASSLDDIDGMKAEWSARPGEARNNSNLKPSALNSTSDSDLMRHRAIRSIPQVTLTFGSDRMRPPSPTEIEIIAPSKVKDRTQNVTEKVTQVTQVLSLGADVLPEYKLQAPRIHRWTILHYSPFKAVWDWLILLLVIYTAIFTPYSAAFLLNEVEEDRRRTCGYTCNPLNVVDLVVDVMFIVDILINFRTTYVNHNDEVVSHPGRIAQHYFKGWFLIDIVAAIPFDLLIFRSGTEEPQTTTLIGLLKTARLLRLMRVARKLDRYSEYGTAVLFLLMCTFALIAHWLACIWYAIGNVERTGSARIGAMKIGWLDNLAEQIGKQYNDSDVASGPSIKDKYVTALYFTFSSLTSVGFGNVSPNTNPEKIFSICVMLIGSLMYASIFGNVSAIIQRLYSGTARYHTQMLRVKEFIRFHQIPGGLRQRLEEYFQHAWSYTNGIDMNAVLKGFPECLQADICLHLNRSLLQQCKAFRGANKGCLRALAIRFKTTHAPPGDTLVHSGDILTALYFISRGSIEILREDVVIAILGKNDIFGESLSLCGRPGKSSADVRALTYCDLHKILKDDLLEVLEMYPDFADSFWNNLEVTFNLTDADRVNQTTPSKDSDCDYRTTRHRRGSPRRRNRPDGMDREEPYPDQSCPMANHHRGPLAGSRWDERCSSDSFSSESSDEEIKHVRPSKAELYPSSGDTRDYPPAVINLLPHSRPSAGIGKPVDLGGPPYSAAVPVSMSGLYGYWPDRRASQFSETQRRSSSARNSFHPPPCAEDRPSELESRLELLQSQLNRLETRMTADITVILQLLQRQMAPVPPAYSAVSPGPHPPHPATLYGSGPQTIHTVPAMQPVQMDSTASLLQSPDSDVKHKSKDSLSSGIHVTVASDDTMSMSPEAEPPRLPCVDLTPPQLEPPPLLCGSQRFPSLPEHLETSSQVQEIQRHVSDPVLPGS
- the kcnh6a gene encoding potassium voltage-gated channel subfamily H member 6a isoform X3, yielding MKNCGIIYCNEGFCQMFGFTRAEIMQQPCTCQFLVGPGTMKSALTQLAQALLGSEERKVEILYYAKEGTCRPCMVDIVPVKNEEGEVIMFILDFQELVDPSLKKSGLRQRVSQGWVYCQNRRLKMRLPVLRSVRRPSLSKDQFEGVIVDYLQPNSEDVPLKEFRIPSKESCMQSETEALIEQDLDPPSPAAQPSAKRRSLLTERLDPGVPFPRGTLPRSCSRDSVRSLRRASSLDDIDGMKAEWSARPGEARNNSNLKPSALNSTSDSDLMRHRAIRSIPQVTLTFGSDRMRPPSPTEIEIIAPSKVKDRTQNVTEKVTQVTQVLSLGADVLPEYKLQAPRIHRWTILHYSPFKAVWDWLILLLVIYTAIFTPYSAAFLLNEVEEDRRRTCGYTCNPLNVVDLVVDVMFIVDILINFRTTYVNHNDEVVSHPGRIAQHYFKGWFLIDIVAAIPFDLLIFRSGTEEPQTTTLIGLLKTARLLRLMRVARKLDRYSEYGTAVLFLLMCTFALIAHWLACIWYAIGNVERTGSARIGAMKIGWLDNLAEQIGKQYNDSDVASGPSIKDKYVTALYFTFSSLTSVGFGNVSPNTNPEKIFSICVMLIGSLMYASIFGNVSAIIQRLYSGTARYHTQMLRVKEFIRFHQIPGGLRQRLEEYFQHAWSYTNGIDMNAVLKGFPECLQADICLHLNRSLLQQCKAFRGANKGCLRALAIRFKTTHAPPGDTLVHSGDILTALYFISRGSIEILREDVVIAILGKNDIFGESLSLCGRPGKSSADVRALTYCDLHKILKDDLLEVLEMYPDFADSFWNNLEVTFNLTDADRVNQTTPSKDSDCDYRTTRHRRGSPRRRNRPDGMDREEPYPDQSCPMANHHRGPLAGSRWDERCSSDSFSSESSDEEIKHVRPSKAELYPSSGDTRDYPPAVINLLPHSRPSAGIGKPVDLGGPPYSAAVPVSMSGLYGYWPDRRASQFSETQRRSSSARNSFHPPPCAEDRPSELESRLELLQSQLNRLETRMTADITVILQLLQRQMAPVPPAYSAVSPGPHPPHPATLYGSGPQTIHTVPAMQPVQMDSTASLLQSPDSDVKHKSKDSLSSGIHVTVASDDTMSMSPEAEPPRLPCVDLTPPQLEPPPLLCGSQRFPSLPEHLETSSQVQEIQRHVSDPVLPGS